A genomic stretch from Candidatus Methanomassiliicoccus intestinalis Issoire-Mx1 includes:
- a CDS encoding winged helix-turn-helix transcriptional regulator has translation MSKELPKELPQCPVEITLSLISNRWKVLILRDLMDGAKRFGELRKSLGNITQKVLTSNLREMEEDHLIIRTVYAEVPPRVDYQLTDLGYSLKPILESMKNWGSRYRDSAEEEVEGYA, from the coding sequence ATGAGCAAAGAACTGCCCAAAGAGCTGCCGCAATGCCCCGTAGAGATTACACTTTCCCTGATAAGCAATCGCTGGAAAGTCCTTATTTTAAGAGATTTAATGGATGGAGCTAAGCGTTTTGGAGAATTGAGGAAATCACTAGGCAACATAACTCAAAAAGTCCTGACTTCAAATTTAAGAGAGATGGAGGAAGACCACTTGATCATTCGCACAGTATATGCAGAAGTCCCTCCTAGAGTAGATTACCAGCTTACCGACCTTGGATATAGCCTCAAACCGATACTCGAATCGATGAAAAACTGGGGCAGCAGATACAGGGATTCTGCAGAAGAGGAAGTAGAAGGGTATGCTTAA